In Candidatus Omnitrophota bacterium, the sequence GTTTCGGCGTCATGAAAGATATCACCGCAAAAGAAGAGCTCTTGATCGCGGCCGCCGGGAAACTGAAAACGCCTGTCAATGACATTGAGAAGAAAATAGACAAGCTCCTGGAAGAGGTAAAGCAGAAGAAAAAATCCGAACAGGCCGCCGGAAAAACATCCTGCCGCGAAATCAAAGGTTTCAAAAATATCTTTGTCTGCCGTGCGGATAAGGCCGCGGCTGTGGCTTCCGCGGCGGATGAGGTTGTCGTGCGCGGCAATTGTCTGGTGTTCTCATACAGTATAGACGGCGGGAAACTGGCTTTTGTGTGCAAGGCCTCGGATACATTCATTGAAAAAGGCTTTTCGGCCGAGAAGCTGGTTTCTCTGTTTTCCGAACGCTCCGGCGTCCGGGGCGGCGGCTCGGCCAAATTTGTCAGGGGCGGAGGGCCCGTCTCCGGCCTTGACGCGGCGAAAATAGAAAAGATACTGGAAGATAGTTTAGCGCGGATACAGGCGGAATGAACTTGTTCCAACGCCCGGCGCTGCCTCGCCCCCTTAGCTTAACGGATAAAGTACTGGCCTCCGAAGCCTGGGATGGAAGTTCGATTCTTCCAGGGGGCAAAAAATGAATTTCAGAAAAGCCGCATACGCCGTACCTTTCGTTCTCTTTCTGCTGTTGTGGGGATATTTCATAGCTGAAAAAAAACCGCTTCGCTCGGACAGGGATTATTATAAACATTATCATATTGCCTCATTTGAGTTTGACGGCAAACTGACGGCCGATCACCGTCTTGTGGTTTTCAGGAAAAACGCGCCGGTCACCGGGATCGGCGGACGGATGGCGTACAAGTTCTTCGTAAAAGATGGCAAGTCCGTCGCGCGTTTTCCCATACCCTGGAATGCGCCAGAAGGCTTTTATGAGGCCCGGGTTTTCCATCCTTCTGAAAAAGAGAGGAACCGATTCCTCGGCGCTGTCTTCGCGGTAACCGGGCGTAAGAGCGCAGATGTGAAATTCCCGCTCAATGCCATGAACTGGGAGAACACAAAGAACTTAAAAACGCGGCGCATTCCCGCCCCCGACGGTGAAGTGAAATCATGGGAGGCCATATTCGACTGGCTCGAATACATGAAGATGGACACTCTCCTCTACCTCACCGCCCAGACGGCTTATTTCGGAACGTCTTTGTCGGAGGATTTCCCGTGGATAAAAAATAATCTCAAGATGCTGGACGAGTTATGCGCGGCGGCCCATAAAAGAAAAATGCGCATAGGCGCCTGGGTGGCATGTTATATCGTCGTGGGAAAGAGCGACGGGAATCTCGGCTATACCTACGGCCTTGATTACAGCCTGTCGGAAGACCGCCTGAAAAGATCCCGGGGGATATCCATAGGAGACAGCAAGCGGCTGAAAGACATCATAAAAGTCATGAGGCAGATGGACACATCGTCCGCTGATTTTCTCGGCCTGGATTACATTAGACCGGTGCAGGGCGGTTTTGAGCTCACGGATGAATTCCTTGAGGAAATGGACATTCAGCTCCCCGCGTCTTTAAAGGGAAGTCAGGAGCGGGCGCTTTATCTGGCGCGGGAGATATTTAAAAATAAAAATTACGCTTTGCAGGATATGTGGAACTGGTGGCGCTCCAGAAAATCATCATTGTGCATAGAGAGGATAAAAGAGGAAGTGAAGAGCGATAAGCCACTCTGGGCCTTTGTGCTGTCCTGGCAGATGGGCCATCAGCACGGACAGGATCCGGTGATGTTCCGCGATGCCGGCGTGGATTTTCAGGCGGTGATGCTCTACGAGTGCGACGACAGGCAGTTTGACAATCTTGTCTCCCAGTGGAAGAGATATAACGCTGAGGGGGTGAACTTTATAATAGGGAACCAGATCGATTTTGATGTGCATCAGTTTTCGGAAACTCCCCCGGCGCCGGAGAAATTCGCGCGGCGCATCTACGAGGCGAAAAAAGTCTTTAAACCGAAAGGTATTTTCGTCAACGACCTGTCCCGCGTTTTCTGGGGCCGCAAGGGCCCTTACACCGGAATGGAGTGGCTTGCCCCCGTCAAATCTCTGATCGAGAACGGTGAAATCGGTTCCGGGTTCGTCTATGCCGGAGCCGCGAAGTCTTCTCCCACGGTTTATAACTTAGAGCCGTCCACGGCAACACGCTAAAAAATTGACTAATACTCGTTTCTTGACTATAATTCAGCTAATTGGAGGAGTCCTTAGAGGGTTATAATAATCAGGAAAAAGAAGGACGTCCCGTTTTTGGAGGAAAAATGGCAAAAATATATTTTATTGATGTGACAAACCGCGACGGCGTGCAGACGGCGAATCTGGGCCTGGCGAAACTTGAAAAAACGCTGCTCAATATTTATCTGGATAAAATGGGTGTATTCCAGTCCGAATTCGGATTCCCGCTGACCAATCACGAGAGGTCCTACCTGAACGCCAATCTCCGTCTGGTTAAAGAGGGGGCTCTGAAAAAGATCCGCCTGGGAGGATGGATACGCGCGGTGTCTGAGGATGTGGAAGCCGCTTTCAAAAATGTGCCGGATATTGAGCATTTGAATTTATCCATATCCACGTCCAAACAGATGATAGACAATAAATTCCAGGGTAAATACGGCGAGAAAGACGTCATTGAGATGATGAAAAAAAGCGTCATCCTCGCGAAGAAAATGGGTGCGAAGAGCTTGGGCGTGAACGCCGAAGACGCCTCGCGCACCGAGATGGGTTTCCTCAAGGAATTCTCTCTCGCGGCAAAAAAAGCGGGGGCCTCGAGGATCCGCTACTGCGACACCCTCGGTTATGATGACCCCTTTAAAATTTACGAAAGGATATATGAGCTCGCGAAAGAGGTTTCAATCCCTGTTGAGCTGCACTGCCACAATGATCTCGGGATGGCCGCCGCAAATTCGATTGCCGGGGCCAAGGCCGCCGTCGATGCCGGTGTGGACGCTTACATCAACACCACCGTTAACGGAATGGGTGAACGGGCAGGAAACGCTGATCTGCTGTCAGTTATTCTCGCCATTAAAAAATCTTCGGGTTTC encodes:
- a CDS encoding homocitrate synthase, producing MAKIYFIDVTNRDGVQTANLGLAKLEKTLLNIYLDKMGVFQSEFGFPLTNHERSYLNANLRLVKEGALKKIRLGGWIRAVSEDVEAAFKNVPDIEHLNLSISTSKQMIDNKFQGKYGEKDVIEMMKKSVILAKKMGAKSLGVNAEDASRTEMGFLKEFSLAAKKAGASRIRYCDTLGYDDPFKIYERIYELAKEVSIPVELHCHNDLGMAAANSIAGAKAAVDAGVDAYINTTVNGMGERAGNADLLSVILAIKKSSGFSGKYCLGGKINLKRSWKLAQYASYCFGVPIPINQPGVGSNAFAHESGIHADGALKDRRNYELYDYEELGRGEQEFIETGRQIVVGEYSGIKGFRNVYDKLEVKFKDKDEARKILELVRYANVHTQKPLLSDELRFIAKYPDIAKEIMTVTPQW